The proteins below are encoded in one region of Belonocnema kinseyi isolate 2016_QV_RU_SX_M_011 chromosome 3, B_treatae_v1, whole genome shotgun sequence:
- the LOC117168841 gene encoding T-complex protein 1 subunit delta: MDHNVVVSDYSAMDRVLKEERAYILNIVKQIKKAGCNVLLVQKSILRDALSDLAIHFLDKIKVMVVKDVEREDIAYVCKTLGCRPIASLDHFTAENLSSAELCEEVMTGNSKFVKITGIQNPGRTITVVVRGSNKLVLDEAERSLHDALCVIRCLVKQKALIAGGGAPEIELAIKLAAYGQTLGGVEGYCVRAYANAFEVIPSTLAENAGLNPIATVTDLRNRHAQGDITTGINVRKGAITNMFEEKVFQPLLVSTSLVTLASETVRSILKIDDIINTMQ, translated from the exons ATGGATCACAACGTTGTTGTCTCTGACTACTCTGCAATGGACCGTGTCCTCAAGGAAGAAAGAGCCTACATTCTTAACATAGTGAAGCAGATCAAAAAGGCTGGATGTAACGTACTCTTGGTGCAGAAGTCTATCCTTCGTGATGCATTGAGCGATCTCGCTATCCACTTCTTGGACAAGATCAAGGTCATGGTCGTCAAGGACGTTGAACGAGAAGACATCGCCTATGTCTGCAAAACTCTGGGCTGCAGACCTATCGCTTCCTTGGATCATTTCACTGCCGAGAATCTCTCCAGTGCTGAGTTGTGCGAGGAAGTCATGACTGGGAACTCAAAGTTTGTGAAG ATCACTGGAATCCAAAATCCAGGCCGCACCATCACGGTTGTAGTTCGTGGAAGCAACAAACTAGTTTTAGATGAAGCCGAAAGGTCTCTTCACGATGCGCTGTGCGTTATTCGTTGCCTGGTCAAGCAGAAGGCGTTGATCGCCGGAGGAGGTGCACCAGAGATCGAATTGGCTATCAAATTGGCAGCATATGGACAGACTCTTGGTGGTGTGGAGGGATATTGTGTACGCGCTTATGCTAACGCTTTTGAg gtaatTCCATCAACGTTGGCCGAAAACGCTGGTTTGAATCCGATCGCAACAGTAACAGATTTGAGAAATCGTCACGCACAGGGAGACATTACAACAGGAATAAATGTCCGCAAAGGAGCAATCACAAACATGTTCGAGGAAAAAGTATTCCAACCACTTTTGGTGTCTACGAGTTTGGTTACCCTGGCCTCTGAAACCGTTCGCAGCATATTGAAAATCGATGATATTATTAATACCATGCAATAA